The genome window TGATTAAATCAGGACAGAGTTTTTTAGCTAGACTTGAATGCATAGTGCAGTTAATTCCTATAGCACGAGCTTCATAAGTAGCGCTTAAAATTATGCCATACTCATGATAGTCGCCAAATATATCAAATTTACTTCCACTTGCTACGGCAGCTTTTTTACCAATTAAGCTTTTATCTATTGTTGCAGCTGCACTGATAAAAAATGCATCAAGATCTATGTGAATAAACATAGTCTAAATTCTAGCTAGTTTTAATCGTAAAGAGTTCAAAACTACACTAATAGAGCTTAGACTCATAGCAAGTGCTGCCCACATCGGTGTAAGATGAATTCCAAAAGATGGCTCTAAAATTCCAGCAGCAATTGGAATACAAATAGTATTATATCCAAACGCCCAAGTTAAATTCTGTTTTATAGTAGTGTTGCTTTTTTTGGCTAGATTTATACTTTTTATAACTCCATTTAGACTATTTTGCATTAAGATTATATCGGCGCTATTTTTAGCTAGATCGCTTCCAGAGTTCATCGCTATAGAGATATCAGCAGCTTTTAAGGCAGCAGCATCATTTATTCCATCTGCTATAAATGCGACTTTTCCTGATTTTTTTAAATCTTCTATTATCTCATATTTTTGATGTGGTAAAACCTCGCTATAAACCATATCAATACCAAGTTCTTTGGCTACTAGATTGCTGATTTTATGGCTATCTCCGCTTAAAATTACTGGGGTTATATTTTGTGATTTTAGGCTATTTATTATCTCTTTAGCATTTGGCTTAATAGTATCGCTAATAACTATATATCCGCTAAATTTGCCATCAATTGCTACTAAAACAACACCATATCCAGCATCCATTTTTTGTTCTATTATGGCTTTTTGATTTTTGTCTATGGATATTAAATTTAAATTTAGTAATCTTTCATTGCCTATTAAAACATTATCGCTTTTAATTCCAAGCCCGCTAATATACTCAAATTTACTTTGAAATTTGACATTGATTAGCTCTTTGGCGTAGTTTGTAATCGCATTTGAAACTGGGTGTGAGTTTAGTGCTGAGATATTGGCTACTATGGATAAATCACTTTTATTAAGACTGGTTTCTATTACGCTTATATCTGCTGTTGTGATGGTTCCAGTTTTATCAAATACGGCAAATTTAATATCATTGAATTGCTCTAGGGCAACTGGATTTTTAATTAATATTGAATGCTTTAAAGCTAGTGATATAGCACAAACTATAGCAATTGGCGTAGCAAGTCCTAAGGCACAAGGACATGAGATAATAAGTACGCAAATAGCACTTAAAATTCCATTAAATTCCATACCAAAACTAGCCCAGATGCAAAATGTAGCCACAGAAGTAGCTATTACTAAAGGGATGAAAATATTTGCTACTTTATCAGCTATGCGTGAGATAGATAGCTTTTTACTAGCTGCGTTTTGAATAAGATTTAAAATTTGAGCCAGTAAGGTATCATTTGGACTTTTAGTAACTTTTATTAATATATGGCCATTGCAGTTTAGAGTACCACTATATACCATCTGACCAGTGCTTTTATAAACTGGCATACTTTCACCATTTATTGCACTTGTATCTATCTCGGCGCCACCATTTTCTATAATACCATCACATGGAATTATAGAGCCAGTTTTGACT of Campylobacter vicugnae contains these proteins:
- a CDS encoding heavy metal translocating P-type ATPase, coding for MNKIELKISGMSCVNCANSIKKSALKIPGIKSANVDFNTHCAVFEYDQNADIEALKNKIIKLGFGIANNQDELENAQNQELKNYQNKFIICSIISAVLMWAEMSKSNPIPMPFMIVLACIGIFYCGSSFYSHALKSLKERNYDMNVLIFLGTFSAFCYSIFATIFHNQIPQNLNYLYFSGATMVITFVLLGKYLENKAKATASSYLKSLINLSPTKAFIISSDGSTKETLASSLKIGDIVLVKTGSIIPCDGIIENGGAEIDTSAINGESMPVYKSTGQMVYSGTLNCNGHILIKVTKSPNDTLLAQILNLIQNAASKKLSISRIADKVANIFIPLVIATSVATFCIWASFGMEFNGILSAICVLIISCPCALGLATPIAIVCAISLALKHSILIKNPVALEQFNDIKFAVFDKTGTITTADISVIETSLNKSDLSIVANISALNSHPVSNAITNYAKELINVKFQSKFEYISGLGIKSDNVLIGNERLLNLNLISIDKNQKAIIEQKMDAGYGVVLVAIDGKFSGYIVISDTIKPNAKEIINSLKSQNITPVILSGDSHKISNLVAKELGIDMVYSEVLPHQKYEIIEDLKKSGKVAFIADGINDAAALKAADISIAMNSGSDLAKNSADIILMQNSLNGVIKSINLAKKSNTTIKQNLTWAFGYNTICIPIAAGILEPSFGIHLTPMWAALAMSLSSISVVLNSLRLKLARI